The Lachnospiraceae bacterium genome has a window encoding:
- the scfA gene encoding six-cysteine peptide SCIFF translates to MKRIKTLNTRNLNESAKKGGCGECQTSCQSASKTSCSVANQKCEQLKK, encoded by the coding sequence ATGAAAAGAATTAAAACGCTGAATACCAGAAATTTAAACGAGTCCGCTAAAAAAGGCGGCTGCGGCGAATGCCAGACTTCATGCCAGTCCGCTAGCAAAACTTCTTGCAGCGTGGCAAACCAGAAGTGCGAGCAGCTGAAGAAATAA
- a CDS encoding SDR family NAD(P)-dependent oxidoreductase codes for MKIALVTGASSGLGREFVRQLALQNLDEIWVIARRAERLEALQREVPARLRILAYDLTKDGSVASVKALLEAYHPQVKLLVNAAGFGKFGSCQQLLEQDLRDMMALNMEAVVCLSKVVLPYMPRGGRIINMASMAAFQPLPYFSLYAATKAFVLSYSRALHVELKPRNISVTAVCPGFVDTEFIQVARRTKRPDGCTHYWPLYRPQEVVRRALIDSYRRRDISVYGLNTNIKRFLAKISPQPLTNAVWMWLRNR; via the coding sequence ATGAAGATTGCACTGGTAACGGGAGCCTCTTCCGGCTTAGGCCGGGAATTTGTACGGCAGCTGGCGCTGCAAAATCTGGATGAAATCTGGGTGATTGCACGCCGTGCGGAGCGTTTGGAAGCGCTGCAGAGAGAGGTGCCTGCAAGACTGCGTATTTTGGCATATGATCTGACTAAGGATGGAAGCGTTGCTTCGGTGAAGGCTCTTTTAGAGGCCTATCATCCACAGGTGAAGCTTTTGGTCAATGCGGCTGGGTTTGGCAAGTTTGGTAGCTGTCAGCAGCTTTTGGAGCAGGATTTAAGGGATATGATGGCGTTGAATATGGAGGCGGTGGTATGTCTGTCCAAGGTCGTGCTTCCATATATGCCAAGAGGCGGCCGTATCATCAATATGGCGTCTATGGCGGCATTTCAGCCGCTGCCGTATTTTAGTCTCTATGCAGCGACAAAGGCATTTGTGCTGAGCTATTCGCGGGCACTGCATGTGGAGCTGAAGCCAAGAAATATTTCTGTTACGGCGGTTTGCCCGGGATTTGTGGATACGGAATTTATTCAAGTAGCCCGCCGCACAAAGAGACCGGATGGATGTACGCATTATTGGCCGTTATATCGCCCGCAGGAGGTTGTGCGCAGGGCGTTGATTGATAGCTATCGGCGCCGGGACATATCGGTATATGGCCTGAACACAAATATAAAGCGCTTTTTAGCCAAGATTTCGCCTCAGCCGCTGACAAATGCTGTGTGGATGTGGCTGCGGAATCGATAA
- a CDS encoding carbon-nitrogen hydrolase family protein, with amino-acid sequence MKMQKTEKHILKVALLQIAPGSTLKENLDKGVFFCREAKNKGADIALFPEMWSNGYRIYDRPIEEWKQEAISIEDEFVTAFKRLAQELKMAIGITLLEEYEGGPRNTMVLFDQKGERKLVYAKVHTCDFDVEGNLTPGEDFYVTELETKCGAVKVGAMICYDREFPESARILMLKGAELILVPNACPMEINRLCQLRGRAYENMVAIATCNYPDSVPDCNGGSSMFDGVAYLPELSGSRDTCVLQAGGDEGIYLAELDLDMLRRYRENEVHGNAYRHPGKYTLLTETMIKEPFIRENYRQ; translated from the coding sequence ATGAAAATGCAGAAAACAGAAAAGCATATTTTAAAAGTAGCATTATTGCAGATTGCTCCGGGCAGTACGTTAAAAGAGAATCTGGATAAAGGCGTTTTTTTCTGCCGGGAGGCTAAGAATAAAGGAGCGGATATTGCGCTATTTCCTGAAATGTGGAGCAATGGTTACCGGATCTATGATCGTCCGATTGAAGAATGGAAACAAGAAGCGATTTCAATAGAGGATGAGTTTGTTACGGCTTTTAAAAGATTGGCACAGGAGCTGAAAATGGCCATTGGCATTACCCTTTTGGAGGAATATGAAGGCGGTCCGCGTAATACGATGGTTCTTTTTGATCAAAAAGGGGAAAGAAAACTGGTTTATGCGAAGGTGCATACCTGTGATTTTGATGTGGAAGGAAATTTAACGCCGGGAGAGGATTTTTATGTAACAGAACTGGAGACAAAGTGCGGCGCGGTAAAGGTGGGAGCTATGATTTGCTATGACCGTGAATTTCCGGAAAGCGCACGGATTTTGATGCTAAAGGGTGCAGAGCTGATTTTGGTGCCCAATGCCTGTCCGATGGAAATCAACCGGCTCTGTCAGCTTCGGGGGAGGGCCTATGAAAACATGGTTGCGATTGCCACATGCAATTATCCGGATAGTGTCCCCGATTGTAACGGAGGCTCTAGTATGTTTGATGGAGTCGCATATTTGCCGGAACTGTCAGGTTCGAGAGATACATGCGTTCTGCAGGCAGGAGGGGATGAGGGAATTTATCTTGCAGAGCTGGATCTTGATATGCTTAGGCGCTACCGGGAAAATGAGGTACACGGCAATGCCTATCGTCATCCGGGAAAATATACCTTATTGACAGAAACGATGATCAAAGAGCCATTTATTAGAGAAAATTATCGGCAATAG
- the scfB gene encoding thioether cross-link-forming SCIFF peptide maturase has product MVHCFQKNGYYIVLDVNSGSVHQVDEIAYAMIQLYEDHTAEEIIDMMLARYQGREDITEAELRETLDDIESLKQEGKLFSKDIYEDVAWDFKKRQSVVKALCLHVAHDCNLACKYCFAGEGEYHGDRGIMSYEVGKQALDFLIQNSGTRHNLEVDFFGGEPLMNWEVVKQLVAYGREQEKLHDKKFRFTLTTNGVLLDEEVMDFCNREMGNVVLSMDGRKEINDRMRSSQNGKGSYDLIVPKFQKMVEKRGDQEYYMRGTYTHYNTDFVKDLLHMADLGFKELSIEPVVAPPEADYALTEEDLPVLYEQYDQLAVEMLKRHKEGKDFTFYHYMLDLEGGPCVVKRISGCGVGTEYLAVTPNGDLYPCHQFAGEEKYLLGNVFDGITNEQARDDFKLCNIYAHKECKDCFARMYCSGGCAANAAHYTGSVNGVYELGCKLHRCRIENALMLQVALAEEAAEEEE; this is encoded by the coding sequence ATGGTACATTGTTTTCAAAAAAACGGATATTATATTGTACTGGATGTAAATAGCGGTTCTGTGCATCAGGTAGATGAGATAGCCTATGCAATGATTCAGTTGTATGAAGATCATACGGCTGAAGAAATCATTGACATGATGTTAGCACGTTATCAAGGAAGAGAGGATATCACAGAGGCGGAGCTTCGAGAAACCTTAGACGATATCGAAAGCTTGAAGCAAGAGGGTAAATTGTTTTCTAAAGATATCTATGAGGATGTAGCATGGGATTTTAAAAAAAGGCAATCCGTCGTAAAAGCATTGTGCCTGCATGTTGCGCATGATTGTAATCTGGCCTGCAAATATTGTTTTGCAGGAGAAGGAGAATATCATGGTGACAGGGGAATTATGAGCTATGAGGTCGGCAAACAGGCGCTTGATTTTTTAATTCAGAATTCCGGTACGCGGCATAATCTGGAAGTAGACTTTTTTGGCGGCGAGCCTTTGATGAACTGGGAAGTGGTAAAACAGCTGGTGGCCTATGGCAGAGAGCAGGAAAAGCTGCATGACAAAAAATTCCGCTTTACGCTCACGACAAATGGAGTGCTTTTGGATGAGGAGGTTATGGATTTTTGTAACCGGGAAATGGGCAATGTCGTCTTGAGCATGGATGGCCGCAAAGAAATCAACGACCGAATGAGAAGTAGCCAGAATGGAAAGGGCAGCTATGATCTGATCGTGCCTAAGTTCCAGAAGATGGTGGAAAAGAGAGGAGATCAGGAATATTATATGCGCGGCACTTATACGCATTATAATACCGACTTTGTGAAGGATCTGCTGCATATGGCAGATTTGGGCTTTAAAGAGCTTTCTATTGAGCCGGTTGTAGCGCCGCCGGAAGCAGACTATGCGCTTACGGAAGAGGATCTGCCTGTCTTATATGAGCAGTATGATCAGCTGGCCGTTGAAATGCTGAAGCGCCACAAAGAAGGCAAGGATTTTACTTTTTACCATTATATGCTGGACTTGGAAGGCGGTCCGTGCGTAGTAAAACGAATTTCAGGTTGCGGCGTAGGGACGGAGTATTTGGCGGTAACGCCTAATGGCGATTTGTATCCCTGTCACCAGTTTGCAGGCGAAGAGAAATATCTGCTGGGCAATGTGTTTGATGGGATTACCAATGAGCAGGCCCGCGATGATTTTAAGCTTTGCAATATATATGCGCATAAAGAATGCAAGGACTGTTTTGCACGCATGTATTGCAGCGGAGGCTGCGCAGCCAATGCGGCACATTATACAGGAAGCGTGAATGGCGTATATGAGCTGGGGTGCAAGCTGCATCGCTGCCGCATAGAAAACGCCCTCATGCTGCAGGTGGCGCTTGCAGAGGAGGCTGCGGAGGAGGAAGAATGA
- a CDS encoding winged helix-turn-helix transcriptional regulator, whose amino-acid sequence MQIVFKRTPGLIYDVYQALTMKLNDRSKWISRLAEDENKQKSMIEMEYKLSQLEDPSPELAVFFYQKEAGATNFFHEVIAEVMNRSDENMTKDAVMEYLLYREQMKEKLCQYYLGDSVDYHDIRALAQAIDASKDIEESIKFLLLSFYIHDVSYLENLRRIFQSYYNEILKIYEARANELILKQESFSPEQACARQEPTIRKRGRKKEIQKCIVSFVLFYENVFWYLNKTEEEVWFIIGDQYIEPEEEEEKLQVNMEKFGNALADQHRINIIKILLNEGEKSSAELAGRLNIAVNTVGYHVDIMKKAKLLSYHNQRKTAYYRINTKVCRMATWKLQEWILGEEL is encoded by the coding sequence ATGCAGATTGTTTTTAAAAGAACGCCAGGTCTGATCTATGATGTGTATCAGGCTCTTACCATGAAACTGAATGATCGGAGTAAATGGATCAGCAGGTTAGCAGAGGATGAAAATAAACAAAAATCAATGATTGAGATGGAATACAAGCTGAGCCAGCTGGAGGATCCCAGCCCAGAGCTCGCGGTATTTTTTTATCAAAAAGAAGCAGGCGCGACAAATTTTTTTCATGAAGTGATTGCTGAGGTTATGAATCGTTCGGATGAAAACATGACAAAGGATGCCGTCATGGAATATTTGCTGTACAGAGAACAGATGAAGGAGAAACTCTGCCAGTATTATTTGGGAGATTCAGTGGATTATCATGATATTCGTGCGCTGGCGCAGGCGATCGATGCAAGCAAGGATATCGAAGAATCTATTAAGTTTCTTTTGCTTTCATTTTATATTCATGATGTGTCTTATTTGGAAAATCTAAGAAGAATTTTTCAATCATATTATAATGAAATTCTCAAAATTTACGAGGCGAGAGCCAATGAGCTGATATTAAAGCAGGAGAGCTTCAGTCCGGAGCAGGCCTGCGCAAGACAAGAGCCCACGATTCGTAAAAGAGGGCGGAAAAAAGAAATTCAAAAATGCATAGTCTCTTTTGTGCTTTTTTATGAAAATGTCTTCTGGTATTTGAATAAAACGGAAGAAGAGGTATGGTTTATTATCGGAGATCAGTATATAGAGCCTGAGGAGGAAGAAGAAAAGCTTCAGGTTAATATGGAGAAATTTGGAAATGCGCTGGCAGATCAGCACAGAATCAATATTATTAAAATCCTTTTAAATGAAGGAGAAAAATCGAGTGCAGAACTTGCCGGCAGATTAAATATTGCCGTCAATACAGTGGGATATCATGTTGATATTATGAAGAAAGCGAAGCTGCTTTCGTACCATAATCAGAGAAAGACCGCCTATTACCGGATCAACACCAAGGTCTGCCGAATGGCCACATGGAAGCTGCAGGAATGGATCCTTGGGGAAGAATTATAA
- a CDS encoding winged helix-turn-helix transcriptional regulator, with protein sequence MEVKFYRNPGLFYDLYHILMMKLNRRAKWLERVANAGYEQKDTEYIDACLKEFAEPNPELAIFFFIKNRRTDCYFLDIYREVLAEQQEDMKLADFTSYLDDTERIRREVCAFYLGKTVDYQNILEVSQTIYQSETIKEAMKFQLLHFFADPTFFTEMLKECLSAYIEKLEAIYSKKEDDLKKSEQAFQMTTLMEGFKSMTGRSAVKEDGEALKISILAVSKNIVFKAAETNWFILGYDHQITLRNELDTKIDIEKFGNAMGDQNRIRIIEYLLKEGELSGGDLAKRLGIALNTASYHLDIMQDAHMLCSRNLGKATYYWLNIRTCEKAILFLNEWIRRVKRRR encoded by the coding sequence GTGGAAGTTAAATTTTATCGTAATCCCGGTCTGTTTTATGATCTATATCATATTTTGATGATGAAATTGAATCGGCGAGCTAAATGGCTGGAGAGAGTCGCCAATGCCGGATATGAGCAAAAGGATACAGAGTATATTGACGCTTGTTTAAAAGAGTTTGCGGAGCCGAATCCGGAGCTGGCTATTTTCTTTTTTATTAAGAATCGGAGAACGGATTGTTATTTTTTGGATATCTATAGAGAGGTTTTGGCAGAGCAGCAGGAAGATATGAAGCTGGCGGATTTTACCTCTTATTTGGATGATACCGAGCGAATCCGAAGAGAGGTCTGCGCTTTTTATTTAGGAAAAACAGTAGACTATCAGAATATTTTAGAGGTTTCACAGACAATTTATCAAAGTGAGACAATCAAAGAAGCGATGAAATTTCAATTGCTGCATTTTTTTGCAGATCCTACCTTTTTCACGGAAATGCTGAAGGAGTGTCTTTCTGCCTATATAGAAAAGCTAGAAGCTATATATAGTAAAAAAGAGGATGATCTGAAAAAAAGTGAACAGGCATTTCAAATGACGACGCTCATGGAAGGCTTTAAAAGCATGACAGGTCGGTCGGCTGTTAAGGAAGACGGTGAAGCGCTTAAGATTTCTATCCTTGCCGTCAGTAAAAATATTGTTTTTAAGGCTGCCGAGACGAATTGGTTTATTTTGGGGTATGATCATCAGATTACGCTGAGAAATGAGCTGGATACCAAAATTGATATTGAAAAATTCGGAAATGCAATGGGAGATCAGAACAGGATCCGAATCATTGAGTATTTATTGAAGGAAGGTGAGCTTTCGGGAGGCGATTTGGCCAAACGGCTTGGTATTGCGCTCAACACCGCAAGCTACCACCTGGATATCATGCAGGATGCTCACATGCTGTGCAGCCGCAATCTGGGCAAGGCAACCTATTATTGGCTCAATATCCGCACATGTGAAAAGGCCATTTTATTTCTTAATGAGTGGATTCGAAGGGTAAAACGCAGAAGATAA